A region of Domibacillus sp. DTU_2020_1001157_1_SI_ALB_TIR_016 DNA encodes the following proteins:
- a CDS encoding MFS transporter, translating to MHTAAKPQQVQSVTMYRILFAISLGHFLNDCMQSVVPALFPILEKSMNLNYTQIGWIAFALNMTSSLMQPVFGVLADKRPSPFLLPISMCLSMIGMVGLAVAPNFYFVLASVLFIGFGSAIFHPEGSRVAYMAAGAKRGLAQSIYQVGGNTGQSMAPLFTAFIFIGLGQFGTIWFVLLAGLGVLILYGVSKWYKGEVAVRKHVNKKQASDPLTINKEIVFAISLLIFLVFARSWYSAGILNYFQFYAIEKFDLSIKSAQLYVFLFMVMGVFGTFFGGPLADRFGKRNILLFSMLGAVPFTLLLPHASIVFTAPLLILAGFIIQSSFSVTVVYAQELLPGKIGLVSGLIVGLAFGMGAIGAVVFGKLADVYSLQLVMLFCSCLPLLGLLTWLLPSDKRVKEIHEMS from the coding sequence ATGCACACAGCGGCGAAACCACAGCAAGTACAGTCCGTCACCATGTACCGTATCTTGTTTGCCATTAGTTTAGGGCATTTTTTAAATGATTGTATGCAGTCAGTTGTACCGGCACTGTTCCCGATTCTTGAAAAGTCGATGAATCTAAACTATACACAGATCGGCTGGATCGCTTTTGCACTGAATATGACTTCATCCCTTATGCAGCCAGTATTTGGCGTCTTGGCAGATAAACGGCCGTCTCCCTTTCTGCTGCCCATCTCGATGTGTCTAAGTATGATCGGCATGGTCGGTTTGGCCGTGGCACCAAACTTTTATTTTGTGCTGGCTTCGGTGCTGTTTATTGGATTTGGATCGGCTATTTTTCACCCGGAAGGCTCCCGTGTAGCGTACATGGCTGCAGGAGCAAAAAGAGGTCTGGCCCAATCCATTTACCAAGTAGGCGGCAATACCGGCCAGTCTATGGCACCGCTGTTTACCGCCTTTATCTTTATCGGGCTTGGCCAGTTCGGAACAATTTGGTTCGTTCTGTTGGCGGGTCTTGGTGTTTTGATTTTATATGGCGTGTCCAAGTGGTACAAAGGGGAAGTGGCTGTCCGAAAGCATGTTAACAAAAAGCAAGCGTCTGATCCTCTTACCATAAACAAAGAAATTGTGTTTGCGATAAGCCTTCTGATCTTTCTAGTATTCGCCCGCTCGTGGTATAGTGCCGGCATTTTAAACTACTTTCAGTTTTACGCCATTGAAAAATTTGATTTATCAATCAAAAGTGCGCAGTTGTATGTATTTTTATTTATGGTAATGGGCGTGTTTGGCACATTTTTTGGAGGTCCGTTAGCCGATCGTTTCGGAAAACGAAATATTTTGCTTTTTTCTATGCTCGGCGCCGTGCCATTCACTCTATTATTGCCTCATGCTTCCATCGTATTTACTGCGCCGCTGCTTATTTTGGCCGGCTTTATCATTCAATCGAGCTTTAGTGTGACCGTTGTGTATGCGCAGGAACTGCTTCCGGGTAAGATTGGCCTTGTTTCAGGGTTAATTGTGGGGCTCGCTTTTGGCATGGGAGCCATCGGCGCAGTGGTTTTTGGCAAGTTAGCTGATGTCTACAGTCTTCAGCTTGTGATGCTGTTTTGCAGTTGTTTACCGCTGCTCGGCCTGTTAACGTGGCTGCTTCCGAGCGATAAGCGCGTAAAAGAAATTCATGAGATGTCTTAA
- the yyaC gene encoding spore protease YyaC — MGFFGGQKNKEVKQKVLCTVYDNTRTMDQEIEAMSHILNNLLMQSLNEGREIIFLCVGSDRSIGDALGPLVGTMLKEEGVSHVIYGTLEDPVHAFNLESTLKAVKRRFRQPLIISIDAGLGEKEQVGAVLLKEGPLLPGQALKKVLPAVGDYHLTGVVNYLDPLPAAQFLNDTRLHTVMKLAKTIVRVIT, encoded by the coding sequence ATGGGATTTTTCGGAGGCCAAAAGAACAAAGAAGTAAAGCAGAAAGTGCTATGCACTGTTTACGATAATACACGAACGATGGACCAGGAGATTGAAGCAATGTCTCATATCCTAAACAATCTTCTTATGCAGTCATTGAACGAAGGCAGAGAGATCATTTTCTTGTGTGTTGGTTCAGATCGGTCGATTGGCGATGCGCTGGGCCCCTTAGTAGGAACGATGTTAAAAGAAGAAGGTGTTTCTCACGTTATATACGGTACACTTGAAGACCCCGTTCATGCGTTTAATTTAGAAAGTACATTAAAAGCCGTAAAAAGGCGGTTTCGACAGCCGTTGATCATTAGTATAGATGCGGGACTCGGAGAAAAAGAACAGGTAGGGGCCGTTTTATTGAAAGAAGGGCCTCTTCTGCCGGGTCAGGCGCTAAAAAAAGTACTCCCGGCGGTAGGAGATTATCATCTGACCGGAGTTGTCAATTACCTCGATCCGCTGCCAGCCGCGCAGTTTTTAAATGATACCCGCCTGCATACGGTGATGAAGCTCGCTAAAACAATTGTACGTGTCATTACATAA
- a CDS encoding YitT family protein has product MYQVKQYSFLVLGTFIIAVCFNLLQSPNQIASGGLTGASLVLGDVFHISSAIILWAATLVLLVGGSCFLGLHTIFKNIIGSLLIPFFVYVTKEVPPLTHDPLLAAIYGGLGVGLGLAVVFRAEGNTGGFTLIAQILHKKKAIKHSTSIMVMDAAVMIAGGLVFSPEKALYALVGAFVTRLTMDYAVRVHQKNSKVAYIISSLEFEKQISESILTELDRGLTKLSGSGGYTNNERIVMVTVLAPSKIATLRALVQDIDPHAFIILCEATEVFGEGFTQPVSPPKKLVSSNAI; this is encoded by the coding sequence TTGTATCAAGTTAAGCAATATTCATTTTTAGTATTAGGTACCTTTATCATTGCAGTATGTTTTAACTTGCTGCAAAGTCCGAACCAGATTGCTTCTGGCGGCTTAACCGGTGCATCTCTTGTTTTAGGTGATGTATTTCATATTTCTTCAGCTATCATTCTATGGGCAGCCACACTGGTACTGCTGGTTGGCGGCAGCTGTTTTCTAGGCCTCCATACCATTTTTAAAAATATTATTGGTTCCCTTTTAATTCCTTTTTTTGTTTATGTCACAAAAGAAGTCCCTCCGCTTACACATGATCCGCTGCTTGCCGCTATCTATGGCGGTTTAGGGGTAGGGCTTGGCTTGGCCGTTGTGTTCCGGGCCGAAGGAAACACGGGCGGGTTCACCCTGATTGCGCAAATTCTGCATAAGAAAAAAGCAATCAAACACAGCACATCCATTATGGTGATGGATGCAGCGGTTATGATTGCAGGAGGCCTCGTTTTTTCTCCGGAAAAAGCATTGTACGCATTAGTCGGCGCATTTGTCACCCGATTAACGATGGATTATGCAGTGCGGGTTCACCAGAAAAACTCTAAAGTGGCGTACATTATTTCTTCACTGGAATTTGAAAAGCAGATCAGCGAATCTATTTTAACGGAACTGGATCGAGGATTAACCAAACTCTCCGGATCAGGAGGATACACCAACAACGAAAGAATCGTGATGGTGACTGTGCTGGCTCCATCAAAGATTGCGACATTAAGAGCTTTGGTTCAAGATATTGATCCGCATGCCTTTATTATTTTATGCGAGGCGACGGAAGTATTCGGTGAAGGATTCACCCAGCCGGTTTCTCCTCCAAAGAAGCTTGTTTCTTCCAATGCCATCTAA
- a CDS encoding citrate:proton symporter → MLTLLGISMVVVFTYLIMAKRLTPVAALTIVPILFAVIGGFGSKLGDMMMEGLKTVAPSAALLLFAILFFGVLIDAGLFDPLIQKMLKIVKGDPVKIAIGTAVLALTVALDGDGTTTHMITISAMFPLYKRLGMKPFVLATISLLSLSIMSGMTPWGGPATRAITSLGLDAGDFFIPLLPTMFGGMVCVIGIAFLLGKKERERIGVIEIDLAAQNQASLSEAAAAYALQEDIKRPKLVWVNLLLVLSVMVILVMGLLPVPVLFLIGFVLASMINYPNLEQQKERMLSHAGNALTVVTLVFAAGIFTGIFEGTKMVDAIANSLVAIIPESLGSFFPLVVALTSMPFTFVLSNDAYYFGVLPILAEAASAYGIDPVEVARASVLGQPVHFLSPLVASTLLLVGMVKTDLGEFQRYAIKWSILCSLFVIVVAVLTGAISIF, encoded by the coding sequence ATTCTTACACTACTTGGTATATCCATGGTGGTTGTGTTTACGTATTTGATTATGGCTAAACGTTTAACTCCGGTTGCGGCTCTTACCATTGTGCCTATCCTCTTTGCCGTGATCGGCGGGTTCGGTTCCAAACTTGGGGATATGATGATGGAGGGATTGAAAACGGTTGCGCCTTCAGCCGCCCTGCTCCTGTTCGCTATCCTGTTTTTCGGTGTTTTAATTGATGCGGGTTTGTTTGATCCTCTTATTCAGAAAATGCTAAAGATCGTAAAAGGGGATCCGGTTAAAATCGCAATTGGAACCGCAGTATTAGCACTAACGGTTGCACTCGATGGTGATGGGACAACGACTCATATGATTACCATCTCCGCTATGTTTCCGCTTTATAAACGTTTAGGGATGAAGCCGTTTGTTCTGGCGACGATTTCCCTGCTTTCTTTAAGCATTATGAGCGGCATGACACCATGGGGCGGTCCTGCCACAAGAGCCATTACATCGTTAGGCCTTGATGCAGGAGACTTTTTCATTCCACTTCTTCCAACGATGTTTGGCGGCATGGTTTGTGTGATCGGCATTGCTTTTCTTCTAGGCAAAAAGGAGCGTGAACGTATTGGAGTCATTGAAATTGATCTTGCTGCACAGAATCAGGCTTCTCTTTCAGAAGCAGCAGCAGCCTATGCGCTGCAGGAAGATATTAAGCGCCCGAAATTAGTGTGGGTAAACCTGCTGTTGGTTCTTTCGGTTATGGTGATCTTAGTGATGGGGCTTCTTCCGGTACCCGTATTGTTTTTAATTGGTTTTGTGCTTGCTTCTATGATCAATTATCCAAATTTAGAGCAGCAGAAAGAACGGATGCTGTCACATGCCGGAAATGCTTTAACAGTAGTAACGCTCGTGTTTGCTGCAGGCATCTTCACTGGTATTTTTGAAGGAACCAAAATGGTCGATGCCATTGCCAATTCACTTGTAGCTATCATTCCTGAATCGTTAGGATCTTTCTTCCCGCTTGTTGTGGCATTAACCAGCATGCCATTTACATTTGTCCTGTCAAATGACGCTTACTATTTCGGTGTGCTGCCTATTTTAGCAGAAGCCGCATCCGCTTATGGAATCGATCCTGTTGAAGTAGCACGGGCTTCCGTTCTCGGCCAGCCGGTTCATTTTTTAAGCCCGCTTGTGGCTTCTACCCTTCTGCTAGTTGGCATGGTGAAAACCGACCTTGGAGAATTTCAGCGGTATGCGATTAAATGGTCCATTCTTTGTTCTCTTTTTGTCATTGTTGTTGCAGTGTTGACCGGAGCTATATCCATTTTTTAA
- a CDS encoding SemiSWEET transporter, which translates to MSLFTIIGILGASLTTLSFLPQTIKTLKEKNTEGISLLMYSMFAAGLALWVVYGVFTNDLPVILANSITLFFALIILGLKVKYN; encoded by the coding sequence ATGAGTCTTTTCACAATCATTGGTATTTTAGGCGCCAGCCTGACCACTTTATCCTTTTTGCCTCAAACGATTAAAACGCTCAAAGAAAAAAATACAGAAGGCATTTCCCTGCTGATGTACAGCATGTTTGCAGCAGGACTGGCTCTTTGGGTCGTGTACGGGGTTTTCACGAATGACTTGCCGGTTATACTGGCCAACTCCATTACCTTATTTTTTGCCTTAATTATTCTGGGGCTGAAAGTGAAGTATAATTAA
- a CDS encoding GntR family transcriptional regulator produces the protein MLKYQQIAAEIEKYIEDHALQQGDKLPVLETLMAQFEVSKSTITKSLDLLERKGVVFQVRGSGIFVRRHKRKGYISLLSNQGFKKDLEDYKITSKVVELEVRTPTQEAAHNLNIGLDEEVYYVKRVRYIQEQTLCLEESYYNKSIITYLNNEIVTESIFNYIKEGLGLKVGFSDVYLHVDKLNEEEAEYLGLKNGDPKLLVESVFHLTNGQPFNFSKVTYNYQQSQFFIQANSHFS, from the coding sequence ATGTTAAAATACCAGCAAATCGCAGCAGAAATTGAAAAATACATCGAAGACCATGCGCTTCAACAGGGAGATAAACTGCCTGTATTAGAAACATTAATGGCACAGTTTGAAGTGAGCAAAAGCACGATTACGAAATCATTAGATCTGTTAGAAAGAAAAGGCGTTGTCTTTCAAGTTCGGGGCAGCGGCATTTTTGTCAGAAGGCATAAAAGAAAAGGCTATATTAGCCTGCTTTCTAACCAGGGATTTAAAAAGGATTTAGAGGATTACAAAATTACATCTAAAGTGGTTGAACTAGAAGTTAGAACACCTACCCAGGAAGCAGCCCATAATTTAAATATTGGACTCGATGAGGAAGTGTATTACGTTAAACGGGTTCGCTATATTCAGGAGCAGACGCTATGTTTAGAAGAATCCTACTATAATAAATCCATCATTACTTATTTAAATAATGAAATTGTGACCGAATCAATCTTTAACTACATTAAAGAAGGATTGGGATTAAAGGTCGGCTTTTCAGATGTGTACTTGCATGTAGATAAGCTAAACGAGGAAGAAGCGGAGTATTTGGGCTTAAAAAATGGAGACCCTAAGCTTTTAGTGGAAAGTGTTTTTCATTTAACAAACGGACAGCCCTTTAACTTCTCAAAAGTGACCTATAACTACCAGCAGTCACAGTTCTTTATCCAGGCAAACAGTCATTTTTCTTAA
- a CDS encoding glutaredoxin family protein yields MMKQVIVYSMDDCVECEFVKRVLTEEKVPFEVRDIRASEKYQQEVEEFGFLGVPVTVWENRAIKGFTPELQEIIDRAKNG; encoded by the coding sequence ATGATGAAACAAGTAATCGTCTATTCAATGGATGACTGTGTAGAGTGCGAATTTGTAAAACGTGTGCTGACTGAAGAAAAAGTGCCGTTTGAAGTAAGAGACATTCGGGCAAGTGAGAAGTACCAGCAGGAAGTGGAGGAATTCGGCTTTTTAGGCGTGCCGGTGACCGTATGGGAGAACCGCGCCATCAAAGGCTTTACACCGGAATTGCAGGAAATTATCGATCGTGCCAAAAATGGTTAA
- the bglA gene encoding 6-phospho-beta-glucosidase BglA: MTNMPKDFLWGGALAAHQFEGGWNQGGKGPSVVDVMTAGAHGVPRKITDTVEESEFYPNHEAIDFYNRYKEDVALFAEMGLKCLRTSIGWSRIFPKGDEAEPNEEGLQFYDDLFDELLKHGIEPVITLSHFEMPLHLAREYGGFRSRKVVEFFAKFAEVCFKRYKNKVKYWMTFNEINNKMDVRNPLFLWTNSGVMVKEGENAKEVMYQAGHHELVASALAVAKGKEINPEFQIGAMVSHVPIYPYSSNPEDVMLAEEEMRQRYFFADVQVRGYYPSYALKEFEREGYSIPFEDGDEEILRNGKVDYLGFSYYMSTTVRSDVKQDNAGDIVNGGLPNGVENPYIKSSDWGWAIDPTGLRYTLNRFYDRYQVPLFIVENGFGAIDTVEEDGSIHDTQRIDYLKSHIEALEKAVTYDGVDLMGYTPWGIIDIVSFTTGEMKKRYGMIYVDRDNEGNGSMKRFKKDSFEWYKNVIATNGQQLEPVSQVKK; the protein is encoded by the coding sequence ATGACAAACATGCCAAAAGACTTTTTATGGGGCGGCGCACTAGCCGCCCACCAATTCGAAGGTGGATGGAATCAAGGCGGTAAAGGGCCAAGTGTCGTAGACGTAATGACAGCGGGCGCGCATGGAGTGCCAAGAAAAATTACCGACACGGTTGAAGAAAGCGAGTTTTACCCAAATCATGAAGCGATTGATTTCTACAATCGCTACAAAGAAGATGTTGCTCTGTTTGCGGAGATGGGATTGAAATGCCTGCGCACATCAATCGGCTGGAGCCGCATTTTCCCAAAAGGCGATGAAGCGGAGCCAAACGAAGAAGGGCTGCAATTTTATGATGATCTATTTGATGAACTGCTAAAGCATGGCATTGAACCGGTGATTACCCTGTCTCACTTTGAAATGCCGCTTCATCTGGCACGGGAATACGGCGGATTCAGAAGCCGAAAAGTCGTTGAGTTCTTTGCCAAGTTTGCTGAAGTATGCTTTAAGCGTTATAAAAACAAAGTGAAATACTGGATGACATTCAACGAAATCAACAATAAAATGGATGTCCGCAACCCGCTGTTTTTGTGGACAAACTCCGGCGTGATGGTTAAAGAAGGCGAAAATGCAAAAGAAGTCATGTATCAGGCTGGGCATCATGAGCTGGTTGCCAGTGCATTAGCGGTCGCAAAAGGGAAAGAAATTAACCCAGAGTTCCAAATTGGCGCGATGGTGTCTCACGTACCGATTTATCCCTACTCCTCTAATCCGGAAGATGTGATGCTGGCGGAAGAAGAAATGAGACAGCGTTATTTCTTCGCGGATGTACAAGTGCGCGGCTATTACCCAAGCTATGCGCTCAAAGAATTTGAAAGAGAAGGCTACAGCATTCCGTTTGAAGACGGAGATGAAGAAATCCTGCGCAATGGTAAAGTCGATTACTTAGGCTTCAGCTATTATATGTCGACAACGGTTAGAAGCGATGTAAAACAGGATAATGCAGGAGATATCGTAAATGGCGGACTGCCGAATGGCGTAGAAAATCCTTACATCAAATCAAGCGACTGGGGCTGGGCCATTGATCCAACGGGACTGCGCTACACATTGAACCGTTTCTATGACCGTTATCAAGTTCCGCTCTTTATCGTTGAAAATGGATTTGGTGCGATTGATACAGTAGAAGAAGATGGATCTATCCATGACACACAAAGAATCGATTACTTGAAATCACATATCGAAGCATTAGAAAAAGCCGTAACATACGATGGCGTTGACTTGATGGGCTACACACCATGGGGAATTATCGATATCGTATCTTTCACAACAGGTGAAATGAAGAAGCGCTACGGCATGATTTATGTGGATCGTGACAATGAAGGAAACGGTTCAATGAAGCGTTTCAAGAAAGATTCATTTGAATGGTACAAAAATGTCATTGCGACAAACGGCCAACAGTTAGAGCCTGTAAGCCAGGTGAAAAAATAA
- a CDS encoding SDR family NAD(P)-dependent oxidoreductase: MADNKSRDGLTVVIAGASSGLGKGTARRLASEGANLVLGARRAQLLEELVEECGPNTAAVQMDIGKEEDVKNLFDTAMEKFGRIDVWINMAGVGLIGPYTELPTRDLQQIVQTNILGTMYGSHYALRQFKRQKSGTLINLGSVASKIAFPYYTAYTATKYAVAGLSAGLYQEMELENFRDIHICMVHPWATDTPWFDHAGNYSGHEAQMKPMDDAENVVDAIVDLLDNPQESVEVGVKTKGSSISSNLMPGLTETLNAKYLNKVIQDAPPSPPSSGSLHEPMESGTGVSAGLRERMKKE, encoded by the coding sequence ATGGCAGATAATAAATCTCGCGATGGGTTAACGGTTGTCATAGCCGGCGCTTCGAGCGGACTTGGAAAAGGCACCGCACGCCGGCTTGCTTCTGAAGGAGCAAATCTTGTACTAGGTGCCCGCCGTGCGCAGCTGCTTGAAGAACTTGTGGAAGAATGCGGTCCAAACACAGCCGCTGTTCAGATGGATATTGGAAAAGAAGAAGATGTGAAGAATCTGTTCGATACGGCTATGGAGAAATTTGGCCGTATTGATGTGTGGATTAACATGGCCGGTGTCGGATTAATTGGCCCTTATACGGAACTTCCAACCAGGGATCTGCAGCAGATTGTCCAAACAAATATACTCGGCACCATGTATGGCAGCCACTATGCGCTGCGCCAATTTAAAAGGCAAAAGTCCGGTACGCTTATTAACCTTGGCTCCGTCGCCAGCAAAATCGCTTTTCCATACTATACTGCCTACACGGCGACGAAATACGCCGTAGCCGGGCTGAGCGCGGGTCTGTATCAGGAAATGGAACTTGAAAACTTTAGAGACATTCATATATGCATGGTCCATCCATGGGCGACCGATACGCCTTGGTTTGACCATGCTGGAAATTACTCTGGCCATGAGGCGCAAATGAAGCCGATGGATGATGCTGAAAATGTAGTAGATGCCATCGTCGATTTGCTTGATAACCCGCAGGAAAGCGTCGAAGTGGGCGTGAAAACAAAAGGATCTTCGATTTCGAGCAACTTAATGCCGGGATTGACTGAAACCCTGAATGCCAAGTATTTAAATAAGGTAATTCAAGATGCTCCTCCTTCCCCTCCAAGCTCAGGCTCTCTGCATGAGCCGATGGAAAGCGGTACGGGTGTTTCAGCCGGCCTCCGAGAGCGGATGAAAAAAGAATAA
- a CDS encoding beta-glucoside-specific PTS transporter subunit IIABC: protein MSGKVRDYSQLAKDILEAVGGEENVIGATRCATRLRLVLKRSNPKAKDKVASMPGVITVVENGGQFQVVIGQHVGEVYEKFAGLVNLQATDVQNENKGTVVNRIIATMSAVFAPFIYILAAAGILQGALIIINLLFPGFAETGTYQVFSFISWAPFTFLPIFIAITAANHFKTNLYIAVACCAALVSPTWAEIAAQITEGNSMNFLGLALSPTTYTSSVLPPLFLVWILSYLERFLNKNMNEVVRPLLVPLLSLVIMVPLTILLIGPVTTAGATGIANGYNFLAENAPAVAGAIIGGFWQVIVIFGVHWGITPMVLANYDLYGRDSFQAYQTIAVIAQVGAVLGVILKAKSQETRKVSVSAGVTGLFGITEPAIYGVTLRFKKPFIFGCVSGAIGAVAASFFNPYYFAYAGLPGPLTIVNGINPEYPMSIWGILLGAAIAIILPIVLIQIFGYGEDTAKKADNKLAAEEGQKEVSAQSTDLDNNEEAIYAPFNGKVIPLSEVPDEVFSSGAMGQGLAIEPTDNKLHAPFDGTVVMVAPTKHAIGLRSESGVELLVHIGLDTVNLNGEPFELKVADGDKFKKGDILIQFDKDFVHSKGLTTITPIIITNSSAYQEVIVENVQTSTLSDRLFTVVK, encoded by the coding sequence ATGTCCGGGAAAGTGAGAGATTATTCTCAGCTTGCAAAAGATATTTTAGAAGCAGTTGGCGGAGAAGAAAATGTCATTGGAGCGACACGCTGTGCGACACGGCTAAGACTAGTGCTGAAGCGGTCCAATCCAAAAGCAAAAGATAAAGTAGCATCCATGCCAGGCGTGATCACCGTAGTAGAAAACGGCGGCCAGTTTCAGGTCGTGATTGGCCAGCATGTAGGGGAAGTGTACGAGAAGTTTGCTGGATTAGTAAACCTGCAAGCAACGGATGTACAAAATGAAAACAAAGGAACGGTTGTAAACCGTATTATTGCAACAATGTCTGCGGTATTTGCGCCATTTATCTATATTTTGGCTGCAGCGGGTATTTTGCAGGGTGCGCTTATCATTATTAATTTATTGTTTCCCGGCTTTGCTGAAACAGGGACTTATCAAGTATTTAGTTTTATTTCGTGGGCACCGTTTACGTTCCTGCCGATTTTTATCGCGATTACAGCAGCGAATCATTTTAAAACCAATTTGTATATCGCAGTTGCCTGCTGTGCGGCACTAGTCAGTCCAACCTGGGCAGAAATCGCAGCTCAAATTACAGAAGGAAACAGCATGAATTTCTTAGGGCTTGCGCTGTCTCCAACGACGTATACATCGTCTGTATTGCCGCCGCTCTTTTTAGTATGGATTTTGTCTTACCTTGAAAGATTTTTAAACAAGAACATGAACGAAGTTGTTAGACCATTGCTTGTTCCATTATTATCCTTGGTCATTATGGTTCCGCTCACAATTCTATTGATCGGCCCTGTTACAACAGCGGGTGCGACTGGAATTGCAAACGGATACAACTTCTTAGCTGAAAATGCACCGGCTGTAGCGGGAGCCATCATCGGCGGATTCTGGCAAGTGATCGTAATCTTCGGCGTTCACTGGGGCATTACGCCAATGGTACTGGCAAACTATGATTTATACGGCCGCGATTCGTTCCAGGCGTATCAAACGATCGCCGTTATTGCACAAGTCGGTGCAGTACTCGGTGTGATCTTAAAAGCAAAAAGCCAGGAAACACGCAAAGTCAGTGTGTCGGCTGGTGTAACCGGACTGTTTGGTATTACAGAGCCAGCCATTTACGGGGTCACATTACGATTTAAAAAGCCATTTATTTTCGGATGCGTTTCTGGTGCAATTGGCGCGGTTGCGGCAAGTTTCTTTAATCCATATTACTTTGCTTACGCAGGACTTCCAGGACCGCTTACCATTGTAAACGGAATCAATCCAGAGTACCCAATGTCTATCTGGGGGATTTTACTCGGTGCTGCGATTGCGATCATACTTCCTATCGTATTGATTCAAATCTTTGGATACGGTGAAGACACAGCCAAAAAAGCAGACAATAAACTTGCCGCAGAAGAGGGACAAAAAGAGGTTTCGGCACAATCAACTGACCTTGATAACAATGAAGAAGCAATATACGCTCCATTTAACGGCAAAGTGATCCCGCTTTCCGAAGTACCGGATGAAGTATTCAGCTCAGGTGCTATGGGGCAGGGGCTGGCGATTGAGCCGACAGACAACAAGCTGCATGCTCCATTTGACGGAACGGTTGTGATGGTGGCACCAACCAAGCATGCAATCGGTCTTCGTTCAGAATCAGGAGTTGAATTGCTTGTCCACATTGGCCTTGATACGGTTAACTTAAATGGAGAGCCGTTTGAATTGAAAGTAGCCGATGGCGATAAATTCAAAAAAGGTGATATCCTGATCCAATTTGATAAAGACTTCGTTCACAGCAAAGGGCTGACAACGATCACACCAATTATCATTACAAATTCAAGTGCTTATCAAGAAGTAATCGTTGAAAATGTCCAAACAAGTACATTAAGTGACAGACTGTTTACGGTCGTAAAATAA
- a CDS encoding YcxB family protein, with the protein MELKYDLTKEDYLGFQIHVAKQSETVKRALIMQRLMGTVLFLLFTLVVSWVTEEWLLGLFITFAVASVLWVILYPKYFYGHIKRNVNKMLDESRNDNMFGLHTLVIDREGFTEKNRAGEKKTNWAGIERVDEDEAYFFLFTIIMEAYIVPKRAFENKDRQKEFKTLVEGVNLV; encoded by the coding sequence ATGGAACTGAAATACGATCTGACAAAAGAGGATTACCTGGGCTTCCAGATACATGTTGCCAAGCAATCGGAAACGGTAAAACGTGCTTTAATAATGCAGCGTCTGATGGGAACTGTTCTTTTTTTACTGTTTACTCTGGTTGTTTCCTGGGTGACAGAAGAGTGGCTGCTAGGGCTTTTTATTACGTTTGCGGTTGCTTCGGTCTTATGGGTCATTTTGTATCCTAAGTACTTTTACGGGCATATAAAGAGAAACGTAAACAAAATGTTGGATGAGAGCAGAAATGATAACATGTTCGGACTGCATACGCTTGTAATAGATAGAGAAGGTTTTACTGAGAAAAACCGTGCAGGCGAGAAAAAAACGAACTGGGCTGGTATCGAACGAGTAGACGAAGATGAAGCGTATTTTTTTCTTTTTACCATCATAATGGAGGCTTACATTGTTCCAAAACGAGCTTTTGAAAATAAGGACAGACAAAAAGAATTTAAGACATTAGTGGAAGGCGTGAATCTTGTCTAA